A window of Bacteroidota bacterium contains these coding sequences:
- a CDS encoding DinB family protein has translation METVIDQNQLLVKMALDAWNAQVNHTSKLLSSLSDEQLQNEVAPGRNRGIYLVGHLAAVNDKMLPLLNFGAQKFPQWSEAFLNKADRELEVLPTIAEIRNFWSDSCAELSKHFASLTANDWFERHTSVSAEDFVKEPHRNKLNVVIGRTGHLAYHLGQLNFLKK, from the coding sequence ATGGAAACAGTAATCGATCAAAATCAACTTCTGGTTAAAATGGCCTTGGATGCATGGAATGCCCAGGTAAACCATACCAGCAAATTACTCAGTTCGCTGAGTGATGAACAATTGCAAAATGAAGTAGCTCCCGGGCGTAACAGAGGAATTTATTTAGTGGGCCACTTGGCCGCGGTGAATGATAAAATGCTGCCTTTATTAAACTTTGGTGCACAAAAATTTCCACAATGGTCTGAGGCTTTTTTGAATAAGGCGGATAGGGAATTGGAAGTGTTGCCGACTATTGCAGAGATAAGGAATTTTTGGTCTGACTCCTGCGCTGAGTTGAGTAAGCATTTTGCAAGCTTGACTGCTAATGATTGGTTTGAGCGGCACACTTCGGTTTCTGCAGAAGACTTTGTGAAGGAGCCACATCGCAACAAATTAAATGTGGTTATAGGTCGAACCGGGCACTTAGCCTATCATTTAGGGCAACTAAATTTTTTAAAGAAATAA
- a CDS encoding FAD-dependent oxidoreductase, with protein sequence MHANDNPQDPELTSGKNISFWTDSVPNPALNPLKENLETDVVIVGAGLAGMSVAYCLMQSGKKVIVVEDGAIGSGETGRTTAHLVTALDDRYYHLEKVFGADKTKLIASSHQTAIDFVEATVKAENIDCEFERVSGYLFKHPSDKADALENELKAALTAGVEIEAIAEVPGLLDKIDGLRFMNQAQFHPMKYLQGLKKAIEQKGGKIFTGTHAAEINQEGITSSEGFKISAKHIVVATNSPVNNLFMLIERQYAFRTYVIAALVKKNLLPKALWWDSGDFTANRKVPPYHYVRVQVYNENYDLLISGGEDHPIGDTGKTDVREEDRYDLVEAWTRQNFPIEDIVYKWSGQVLEPMDGLAFIGHNPHDKENVYIVTGDSGNGMTHCSFAGLLISDLIHGKENKWKELYSPSRFTVKESGPAVKQFINETISFLKQLPNFKDASELSSIKNGEGKIVDMLEEKFGVFRDDFGKLSIVSAQCTHLKCSVVWNADERSWDCPCHGSRFTCDGKVINGPANFNLPTYTFNAVENKVEKNE encoded by the coding sequence CCGGTTTGGCCGGAATGAGTGTGGCGTATTGCCTGATGCAGTCGGGAAAAAAAGTAATTGTGGTGGAAGATGGCGCCATTGGAAGTGGCGAAACAGGAAGAACTACCGCGCATTTGGTTACTGCTTTGGATGATCGCTATTATCATTTAGAAAAAGTTTTTGGTGCCGATAAAACAAAACTCATAGCATCTAGTCACCAAACCGCAATTGACTTTGTGGAAGCAACGGTTAAAGCGGAAAACATCGATTGCGAATTTGAACGTGTTAGTGGATATCTTTTTAAACATCCTTCTGATAAAGCGGATGCGCTGGAAAATGAATTGAAGGCAGCCTTAACAGCCGGTGTTGAAATTGAAGCAATAGCAGAAGTGCCCGGATTACTTGATAAAATCGACGGATTACGTTTTATGAATCAAGCGCAATTTCATCCTATGAAATATTTGCAAGGATTGAAAAAAGCAATTGAACAAAAGGGTGGTAAAATTTTTACAGGAACTCATGCAGCTGAAATTAATCAGGAAGGAATTACCAGTAGCGAAGGTTTTAAAATAAGTGCAAAGCATATTGTAGTGGCCACCAATAGTCCTGTAAATAATTTGTTTATGCTTATCGAAAGGCAATATGCTTTCCGCACGTATGTGATTGCAGCATTGGTGAAAAAAAATTTATTACCAAAAGCACTGTGGTGGGATAGTGGCGATTTTACTGCCAACCGCAAAGTTCCTCCGTATCATTATGTGCGTGTGCAAGTGTATAACGAAAATTATGACTTACTCATCAGTGGTGGCGAAGACCATCCGATTGGAGATACCGGAAAAACCGATGTTCGAGAAGAAGACCGTTATGACTTGGTGGAAGCATGGACGCGACAAAATTTTCCGATTGAAGATATCGTATACAAATGGTCGGGCCAAGTATTGGAACCTATGGATGGCCTTGCCTTTATCGGGCACAACCCTCACGACAAAGAGAATGTGTATATCGTAACAGGCGATTCAGGAAATGGAATGACGCATTGCTCTTTTGCCGGTTTACTGATCAGCGATTTGATTCACGGTAAAGAAAATAAATGGAAGGAACTCTACAGCCCATCACGTTTTACGGTAAAAGAAAGTGGTCCGGCAGTGAAACAATTTATTAACGAAACGATTTCATTTTTAAAGCAACTACCCAATTTTAAGGATGCAAGTGAATTGTCGTCAATAAAAAATGGTGAAGGAAAAATTGTGGATATGCTCGAAGAAAAATTCGGCGTTTTTCGCGACGATTTCGGAAAGCTAAGTATTGTCTCCGCGCAATGCACACACTTAAAATGCAGTGTGGTGTGGAATGCCGATGAACGCAGTTGGGATTGCCCCTGCCATGGAAGTCGCTTTACCTGTGATGGAAAGGTTATCAATGGTCCCGCTAATTTTAACCTTCCGACCTATACATTTAATGCAGTTGAAAATAAAGTAGAAAAAAACGAATAG
- a CDS encoding helix-turn-helix transcriptional regulator, with protein MESHKSHCPINLSLEIFGDKWSLVIIRDMMFGNKRSFRELIDSHEKIATNILSDRLLMLEREGIITKAKDPAHKLKFIYSLTKKGIDLLPILTEIGAWGMKHLAFDEEKFQHAKKLVKGGKEMQKEVKHYLIKEHLNKKK; from the coding sequence ATGGAATCGCATAAATCACATTGTCCCATCAACCTTTCGCTCGAAATATTTGGCGATAAATGGAGCTTGGTAATTATCCGCGACATGATGTTTGGCAACAAGCGCTCTTTCAGAGAATTGATAGATTCGCACGAGAAAATTGCTACCAATATATTAAGCGACAGGCTACTGATGCTCGAACGTGAAGGCATCATCACTAAAGCAAAAGACCCGGCACACAAACTCAAGTTCATATACAGCCTTACTAAAAAGGGTATCGATTTACTGCCCATCCTCACCGAAATTGGTGCCTGGGGCATGAAACATTTAGCTTTTGATGAAGAAAAATTTCAGCATGCCAAAAAATTAGTAAAGGGCGGCAAGGAAATGCAGAAAGAAGTAAAACATTATTTGATAAAAGAGCACTTGAATAAAAAGAAATAA
- a CDS encoding LLM class flavin-dependent oxidoreductase → MEIGIDSFAAATLSEDKTKALHPAQSIADLLERIEAADAAGLDVFGIGEHHRKEFLDSAPTVILAAAAAKTKRIILTSAVTVLSAIDPVRAFQNFATLDLVSQGRAEMVVGRGSFTEAFPLFGLDLNDYDELFAENLDLLLKIRDNEVITWNGNFRAPLQQPAIYPRPLQKKLPIWLGVGGTPESFVRAGTLGLPLMVAIIGGETQRFRPYIDLYRAAGKRAGFAAEQLTVGLHSLGYVASSKEEAIADYYPGYAETFTRIGKERGWPPVSRARFDAQNGPLGALLVGAPDEIAEKIIRHSEALGGISRFTFQMDNAALPHSKLLNSIRLIGEKVAPLVNGSI, encoded by the coding sequence ATGGAAATAGGAATCGACAGTTTTGCAGCGGCTACTTTAAGTGAAGATAAAACAAAAGCATTACACCCGGCACAATCCATTGCCGATTTGTTGGAGCGCATTGAAGCCGCCGATGCTGCAGGCTTGGATGTATTTGGAATAGGTGAACACCACCGCAAAGAATTTTTAGATTCGGCACCAACGGTTATTCTTGCAGCCGCCGCCGCTAAAACCAAACGCATTATACTTACCAGTGCAGTAACTGTATTGAGTGCCATTGACCCGGTGCGCGCATTTCAAAACTTTGCCACACTCGATTTAGTTTCTCAAGGCAGGGCCGAAATGGTGGTGGGCAGAGGTTCTTTCACAGAAGCCTTTCCTTTGTTTGGATTAGATTTAAATGATTACGATGAATTGTTTGCCGAGAACTTAGATTTGCTTTTAAAAATACGCGACAATGAAGTGATAACTTGGAACGGAAATTTCAGAGCACCCTTGCAACAACCAGCCATTTATCCGCGTCCGCTTCAAAAAAAATTACCCATTTGGCTGGGAGTGGGCGGTACTCCCGAATCATTTGTTCGTGCGGGAACACTTGGCTTGCCGCTCATGGTTGCAATTATAGGTGGAGAAACACAACGCTTTCGACCCTATATAGATTTGTATCGAGCTGCCGGAAAACGTGCCGGATTTGCTGCGGAACAATTAACGGTAGGCTTGCATTCCCTCGGCTATGTTGCCAGCAGCAAGGAAGAAGCCATCGCCGATTATTATCCAGGCTATGCCGAAACGTTTACTCGCATTGGTAAAGAAAGAGGCTGGCCACCGGTGAGTCGTGCACGTTTTGATGCGCAAAATGGTCCATTGGGCGCGCTATTAGTTGGCGCCCCGGATGAAATTGCCGAAAAAATAATTCGTCACAGTGAAGCATTGGGTGGCATTTCACGCTTTACGTTTCAAATGGATAATGCGGCATTGCCACATAGTAAATTATTGAACTCGATTCGTTTGATCGGGGAAAAGGTGGCGCCTTTAGTGAATGGGAGCATTTGA